Proteins encoded within one genomic window of Scomber japonicus isolate fScoJap1 chromosome 16, fScoJap1.pri, whole genome shotgun sequence:
- the LOC128374918 gene encoding protein TUNAR-like yields MSGHYGKTSPSSMSNAMLFLMFCKTGLRRKLRTFPGKMVNTVYSDEEKGIQDKESKEESILAMLGIIGTILNLVVIIFVYIYTTL; encoded by the exons ATGTCTGGGCACTACGGAAAAACGTCCCCCTCCAGCATGTCCAATGCTATGTTATTCCTGATGTTTTGCAAG ACTGGTCTGAGAAGAAAACTTCGGACTTTTCCAGGGAAAATGGTAAACACTGTCTACAGTGATGAGGAAAAGGGTATCCAAGacaaggaaagtaaggaggagTCCATCTTGGCCATGTTGGGCATTATCGGGACCATTCTCAACTTGGTAGTCATCATCTTTGTCTACATCTATACGACCTTGTAA